In Deinococcus roseus, a genomic segment contains:
- a CDS encoding diguanylate cyclase domain-containing protein, which translates to MLGISSALVALVLFFCVQLLLQYTFRDTERIMEQSRLERVVADLHHEADILHEINKADWARWDDAYLFIEDHNPTFIANNLNMEALQGLRLGLIGFYTLNLDTVREVWMDWEKHQYFPRPSWMNQAFLATLRTAQKGLVRTPDGLMTFSVAPIRDSLSLKEPNGYLLMGRMVGEPLLKTIGDRSHVQLSLQPLTTDPALTAQLQEQPVVVAEQQNRLTSYMLLRDSQQKPIYLLKSSSIRLLSPVLSHTRQYLLLTMVVMVLFTTLIPLLLLNRTVLSRMARLSDTVRQIRLTRDPGARLTENSPDEVGMLSQDINHMLASLEESRMQLQNREQYFRILSEASSDGLILLDEDGKIRHIGGSLHHLFPELEVQLGENLPMQVVAEDRQKMRDFWTDVLHTPGQEQQVEVRYLTSAGQLWLEIFARNLLKDPVVQGVVLNLRNINDRKAAEIEIQATHERFSKIFHSNPLPSALLSLNQHRFLDINTAFATVYGHSAAHVLGLRDMDIDLWVFPEERRKWLEGLKTLHEVTMEVHHMLKNGEQRIFLLSGQLLDIQHQPCVMLVALDITERKAHEARVQHMAYHDALTGLYNRHYLWAYGQQLLDAQSQAAFFFMDLDRFKQVNDTYGHEGGDDLLKTIVDRMQQIAPRSGIWFRLSGDEFGLLLPNATAHQSHELAEKLLQVVAQPVGLPQGMARVGVSIGIALVPEHGRDLQQIVRMADAAMYQAKTIRNTFVFKS; encoded by the coding sequence GTGCTGGGCATCAGCTCGGCACTGGTGGCTCTGGTGTTGTTTTTCTGTGTACAGTTGTTGCTGCAATACACCTTCCGGGACACTGAACGCATCATGGAGCAGTCCCGGCTGGAACGTGTTGTGGCAGACCTGCACCACGAAGCAGACATCCTGCATGAAATCAACAAGGCCGACTGGGCCCGCTGGGACGATGCTTACCTCTTCATTGAGGACCACAACCCCACATTCATTGCCAACAACCTGAACATGGAGGCTTTGCAGGGGCTGCGCCTGGGCCTGATCGGTTTTTACACCCTCAACCTGGACACCGTGCGAGAAGTGTGGATGGACTGGGAAAAACACCAGTACTTTCCACGTCCCAGCTGGATGAATCAGGCCTTTCTGGCCACCCTCAGAACCGCCCAGAAAGGCCTGGTCCGCACCCCGGACGGCCTGATGACCTTCTCGGTGGCGCCCATCCGGGACAGCCTGTCGCTCAAAGAACCCAATGGCTACCTCTTGATGGGACGCATGGTGGGTGAACCTTTGCTGAAAACCATCGGAGACCGCAGCCATGTGCAGCTTTCCCTGCAGCCCCTCACCACAGATCCTGCGCTCACTGCGCAGCTCCAAGAACAGCCTGTGGTGGTTGCAGAACAGCAAAACCGGCTCACTTCTTACATGCTGCTCAGGGACAGCCAGCAAAAACCCATTTACCTGCTGAAAAGCAGCAGCATCCGCCTGCTCTCTCCGGTGCTGTCCCACACCCGGCAGTATCTGCTGCTGACCATGGTGGTGATGGTGCTGTTCACCACCCTGATTCCCCTGCTCTTGCTCAACCGCACGGTGCTTTCCCGCATGGCCCGCCTCAGCGACACCGTACGCCAGATCCGGCTGACCCGCGATCCCGGAGCCAGGCTGACCGAGAACAGCCCGGACGAGGTGGGCATGCTCAGCCAGGACATCAACCACATGCTGGCCAGCCTGGAAGAATCCCGCATGCAGCTGCAGAACCGCGAGCAGTACTTTCGGATCCTCAGTGAGGCCAGTTCGGATGGCCTGATTTTGCTGGATGAGGACGGCAAGATCAGGCACATCGGGGGCTCCCTGCACCACCTCTTTCCTGAACTGGAAGTGCAACTGGGCGAAAACCTGCCCATGCAGGTGGTGGCAGAAGACCGCCAGAAAATGCGGGACTTCTGGACGGATGTGCTGCACACCCCCGGTCAGGAACAGCAGGTGGAGGTGCGGTACCTGACCTCTGCGGGCCAGTTGTGGCTGGAAATTTTTGCCCGCAACCTGCTGAAAGATCCGGTGGTGCAGGGGGTGGTGCTGAACCTGCGCAACATCAACGACCGCAAAGCCGCAGAAATCGAAATCCAGGCCACCCATGAACGTTTCTCCAAGATTTTTCACTCCAACCCACTGCCTTCTGCCCTGCTTTCCTTGAACCAGCACCGTTTTCTGGACATCAACACCGCCTTTGCCACGGTGTATGGGCACTCTGCTGCCCACGTGCTGGGCCTGCGCGACATGGACATCGATTTGTGGGTCTTTCCGGAAGAACGCCGCAAATGGCTGGAGGGCCTGAAAACCCTGCATGAAGTCACCATGGAAGTGCACCACATGCTGAAAAATGGCGAGCAGCGCATTTTCCTGCTCAGCGGTCAATTGCTGGACATCCAGCACCAGCCCTGTGTGATGCTGGTGGCCCTGGACATCACCGAACGCAAAGCCCATGAAGCCCGCGTGCAGCACATGGCTTACCATGATGCCCTGACTGGGCTTTACAACCGACATTACCTGTGGGCCTACGGGCAGCAGTTGCTGGATGCCCAGTCCCAGGCGGCCTTCTTCTTCATGGACCTGGACCGTTTCAAGCAGGTCAATGACACCTACGGTCATGAAGGCGGAGACGACCTGCTGAAAACCATTGTGGACCGCATGCAACAGATTGCACCCCGCTCTGGCATCTGGTTCCGGCTGTCTGGAGATGAATTCGGTTTGCTGCTTCCCAATGCCACTGCCCACCAGTCCCATGAACTCGCCGAAAAACTGTTGCAGGTGGTGGCCCAGCCTGTTGGCCTGCCGCAGGGCATGGCCCGCGTGGGGGTCAGCATTGGGATTGCCCTGGTGCCAGAACACGGTCGGGACCTGCAGCAGATTGTGCGCATGGCAGACGCAGCCATGTATCAGGCCAAAACCATCCGCAACACTTTTGTGTTCAAGAGTTGA
- a CDS encoding A24 family peptidase has product MNSFELPTAFIVTFAVILGALVGSFTNVLIYRIPRGESIAFPPSHCPNCDHQLHAIDLFPVFSWVFLGGKCRYCRAPISAQYPIIETISAVGYGVLACFFPLQDVGASLFGLFFFFTVLLAISVIDLQTYTIPDSLSLVGVLVGLGFAWVNEKQGGYFFHLPGLKDAFTGALYGAGILTLVGNFGSYLLRRFREAKHPTTPIDYQTLNLGALVGIWFGPLWAAIAVVLAMLVNFAARRYVRIPDFLTLPLVLLSVVFKISQGLDSNLITTVLITFQNLLAGAGIAALIAGFYWWLAPEPEEELPEEEWDPIAMGFGDVKLLALIGAFVGVSNVFVGLVIAILAGAVLGLLVYLITRNRKIKFGPFLAIGGFIALLYGPVLSDWYTSVLLGGM; this is encoded by the coding sequence GTGAACTCCTTTGAACTCCCCACCGCCTTCATCGTCACCTTTGCTGTGATTCTGGGTGCTCTGGTTGGCTCTTTCACCAATGTGTTGATTTACCGCATTCCCAGAGGGGAGTCCATTGCCTTTCCTCCCAGCCATTGCCCCAACTGCGACCACCAGTTGCACGCCATCGATCTGTTTCCGGTGTTCTCCTGGGTGTTTCTGGGCGGAAAGTGCCGTTACTGCCGGGCACCCATCAGTGCGCAGTACCCCATCATTGAAACCATTTCCGCTGTGGGTTACGGCGTGCTGGCTTGCTTCTTTCCTTTGCAGGATGTGGGGGCCAGCCTGTTTGGCCTGTTCTTCTTTTTCACGGTGCTGCTGGCCATCAGCGTGATTGACCTGCAAACCTACACCATCCCAGATTCCCTCAGTCTGGTGGGGGTGCTGGTGGGTCTGGGTTTCGCCTGGGTCAATGAAAAACAGGGAGGGTATTTCTTTCATCTGCCCGGCCTGAAAGATGCTTTCACCGGAGCCTTGTATGGGGCGGGGATCCTGACCCTGGTGGGAAACTTTGGCTCTTACCTGCTCAGGCGTTTCCGGGAAGCAAAGCACCCCACCACCCCGATTGATTACCAGACCCTCAACCTGGGGGCCCTGGTCGGGATCTGGTTTGGTCCGCTGTGGGCCGCCATTGCCGTGGTGCTGGCCATGCTGGTCAATTTTGCAGCCCGCAGGTACGTGCGCATTCCTGACTTTCTGACCCTGCCCCTGGTCCTGCTCAGTGTGGTGTTCAAGATCAGCCAGGGCCTGGACAGCAACCTGATCACCACCGTGCTGATCACCTTCCAGAACCTGCTGGCCGGAGCCGGAATCGCTGCATTGATCGCGGGTTTCTACTGGTGGCTGGCCCCCGAACCCGAAGAAGAACTGCCTGAAGAGGAATGGGACCCCATCGCCATGGGGTTTGGAGATGTCAAATTGCTGGCCCTGATTGGGGCATTTGTGGGCGTGTCCAATGTTTTTGTGGGTCTGGTGATTGCCATTCTGGCTGGAGCCGTGCTGGGACTGCTGGTTTACCTGATCACGCGCAACCGCAAAATCAAATTTGGTCCTTTTCTGGCCATTGGCGGCTTCATTGCCCTGCTTTATGGCCCTGTCCTCAGCGACTGGTACACTTCCGTGCTGCTGGGGGGAATGTAA
- a CDS encoding ABC transporter substrate-binding protein translates to MKKPLLLLGLTAALMSCGGQNDKNTDTLLTMTFGDWSRFDPAYCYDSACGEIVQNTLQTLLFYDGESPDKYVPMLAAEVPTTDNGGISADGLTYTLKLNSEARFSDGKPVTAEDVEYSIERMMVYSTDIGPAMLLTEPLLGKAEPVRVKDNNFTFQQIDQSVEAVDDQTVVFHLAKPFAPFLGVLATYPSAIYQKADAVSKGDWDGTETTWKDFNNLAEGSGKLDQGPVGSAAFTIEKYDVGKNVVLKRSEKYWQEAPNLQRVIIQSVGDESTRIQMLKSGDADMALPNAMTPVALPQLEQMDNLSVEKTSGLSLTALFMNEKINAQGTNHLGSGKLDGNGIPANFFSDVNVRKGFATTMDYGAYIQEVTLNLSQRVGTILIEGMPGYSADLPAYSEDPEASAAFFKKAWGGQVWEKGFKLPVFYNSGNTGRQRSLDILRTTLQKINPRFRLEVRELPFSQLLSQASANQMTVWAGAWGADYADPHNFAQPFLQSTGNYGAQIGYKNAQLDQQITEAVATTDLNRRAELYQQIARQGYEDVPFIPLGQPLNTYVQNKMVQGRLKNPMFAGDYYATISKVE, encoded by the coding sequence GTGAAAAAACCCCTGCTGCTCCTCGGGCTGACTGCCGCCCTGATGTCCTGTGGTGGTCAGAACGACAAAAACACCGATACCCTGCTGACCATGACCTTCGGAGACTGGTCGCGTTTCGATCCCGCCTACTGTTACGACTCTGCCTGTGGAGAAATCGTGCAGAACACCCTGCAAACCCTCTTGTTCTACGATGGGGAAAGCCCGGACAAATACGTTCCCATGCTGGCTGCAGAAGTGCCCACCACCGACAATGGCGGCATCAGTGCAGATGGCCTCACCTACACCCTCAAACTGAACAGCGAGGCCAGATTCTCTGATGGCAAGCCTGTCACCGCTGAAGATGTGGAGTACTCCATCGAGCGGATGATGGTGTATTCCACCGACATTGGCCCTGCCATGCTGCTCACCGAACCCTTGCTGGGCAAAGCTGAGCCCGTCCGGGTCAAGGACAACAACTTCACCTTTCAGCAAATCGACCAGTCTGTGGAAGCCGTGGACGACCAGACGGTGGTGTTTCACCTCGCCAAACCTTTTGCGCCGTTTCTGGGGGTGCTGGCCACCTATCCCAGCGCCATTTATCAGAAAGCCGATGCGGTTTCAAAAGGAGACTGGGACGGCACCGAAACCACCTGGAAGGACTTCAACAACCTGGCAGAAGGCTCCGGGAAACTGGACCAGGGGCCAGTGGGTTCTGCTGCCTTCACCATCGAAAAATACGATGTCGGCAAAAATGTGGTTCTGAAGCGCAGCGAGAAGTACTGGCAGGAGGCCCCCAACCTGCAGCGGGTGATCATCCAGAGCGTGGGCGATGAAAGCACCCGCATCCAGATGCTGAAATCGGGAGATGCCGACATGGCCCTGCCCAACGCCATGACCCCGGTGGCCCTGCCCCAGTTGGAGCAGATGGACAACCTCTCGGTGGAGAAAACCTCTGGCCTGTCCCTCACTGCCCTTTTCATGAACGAGAAGATCAATGCTCAGGGCACCAATCACCTGGGGAGTGGCAAACTGGACGGCAACGGCATTCCTGCCAACTTCTTCAGCGATGTGAATGTGCGCAAAGGCTTTGCCACCACCATGGATTACGGTGCTTACATCCAGGAGGTCACCCTGAACCTCAGCCAGCGGGTGGGCACCATCCTGATTGAAGGCATGCCCGGGTACAGTGCAGACCTTCCTGCCTACAGTGAAGACCCAGAAGCTTCTGCTGCATTCTTCAAAAAAGCCTGGGGCGGTCAGGTGTGGGAAAAAGGCTTCAAACTGCCAGTCTTCTACAACTCTGGCAACACTGGCCGCCAGCGGTCCCTGGACATCCTGAGGACCACCCTGCAGAAAATCAACCCCAGATTCAGGCTGGAAGTGCGGGAACTCCCTTTCAGCCAGCTGCTCTCCCAGGCTTCTGCAAACCAGATGACCGTGTGGGCCGGGGCATGGGGTGCAGATTACGCCGATCCCCACAACTTTGCCCAGCCTTTCTTGCAATCCACCGGGAATTACGGGGCACAGATTGGCTACAAGAACGCACAACTGGACCAGCAGATCACCGAGGCTGTGGCCACCACCGACCTGAACCGGCGTGCAGAACTGTACCAGCAGATTGCCCGGCAGGGGTACGAGGATGTGCCTTTCATTCCGCTGGGTCAGCCCCTCAACACCTACGTGCAAAACAAGATGGTGCAGGGACGCCTGAAAAACCCCATGTTTGCAGGGGATTATTACGCCACCATCAGCAAGGTTGAATGA
- a CDS encoding PIG-L deacetylase family protein — protein sequence MKLLMIFPHPDDEVYGAAGTILNFTQAGETVGLVTLTHGEKGRTLGLADGPEELAKLRSQELKNCLDALGIQVHEQHDFPDGGLKQHDLEELVQVSMKAIEQHQPEILLTFQPNGSNGHPDHITTSKAVIEAFERLGKPCTLWFYAGDEPYNEELAQIHLYPNLRFNVLHHIAQKLRAISMHRSQALSTVDFFRRAAERIPEETFHQYHPELQDQTVIPT from the coding sequence ATGAAATTGCTGATGATTTTCCCCCACCCCGATGACGAAGTGTATGGTGCAGCAGGAACCATCCTGAATTTCACACAGGCAGGTGAAACAGTGGGACTGGTCACCCTCACCCACGGCGAAAAAGGCCGCACCCTGGGTCTGGCAGATGGTCCTGAAGAACTGGCAAAATTGCGCAGCCAGGAACTCAAAAACTGCCTGGATGCGCTGGGCATCCAGGTCCATGAACAGCATGACTTTCCCGATGGGGGCCTGAAACAGCACGACCTGGAAGAGCTGGTGCAGGTGTCCATGAAAGCCATTGAGCAGCACCAGCCTGAAATCCTGCTCACCTTCCAGCCCAACGGCAGCAACGGGCACCCGGACCACATCACCACCAGCAAAGCGGTGATCGAGGCTTTTGAACGGCTGGGCAAACCCTGCACCCTGTGGTTTTACGCCGGAGATGAACCCTACAACGAGGAACTGGCCCAGATCCACCTGTACCCCAATCTGCGTTTCAATGTGCTGCACCACATCGCCCAGAAACTCAGGGCCATCAGCATGCACCGCAGTCAGGCCCTTTCAACGGTGGATTTCTTCCGACGCGCCGCAGAGCGCATCCCTGAAGAAACCTTTCACCAGTACCATCCAGAGCTGCAAGACCAGACCGTGATCCCCACTTGA
- a CDS encoding putative dsRNA-binding protein translates to MQNPKGDLIDYCRAQKLRNPKFETRGTGPEHEPLFITDVIINDEVRATGQGTSKRESERTASMLALESLTAQFGAVHQVKEQPRKTSDRPLRLGYAGGTAEGPYPIYADVLSQALIVANTRVDSNRRGPESIDLVRRLTLDLYKGLLEELGVVAEAPQVEQVEVKEA, encoded by the coding sequence ATGCAAAATCCCAAAGGCGACCTGATCGACTATTGTCGTGCCCAGAAACTGCGCAATCCCAAATTTGAAACCCGTGGCACCGGCCCCGAACACGAACCCCTGTTCATCACCGATGTGATCATCAACGATGAAGTGCGGGCCACCGGACAGGGCACCAGCAAGCGTGAAAGCGAACGCACCGCCAGCATGCTGGCCCTGGAATCCCTGACCGCCCAGTTTGGTGCTGTGCATCAGGTGAAAGAACAGCCCCGCAAAACCAGTGACCGCCCTCTGCGCCTCGGGTATGCTGGAGGCACGGCAGAAGGCCCCTACCCCATCTATGCGGATGTGCTTTCCCAGGCCCTGATTGTGGCCAACACCCGCGTGGACTCCAACCGCCGTGGCCCTGAAAGCATCGATCTGGTGCGCCGCCTGACCCTGGACCTCTACAAGGGACTGCTGGAAGAACTCGGCGTGGTGGCAGAAGCCCCCCAGGTCGAACAGGTGGAAGTCAAAGAAGCGTGA
- a CDS encoding HAD family hydrolase, whose amino-acid sequence MIPFKAVLFDMDGVLVDNNRFHRQAWKDTARDLLGLNLSEHDLDTRVDGGRNPEIQERLTGKKPTPEEAAHLHTFKENLYREAAKGQMQEVKGLSAYLQLLQDAGIPYAMVTSADRINVEFGLSELGLSHAFPLRIMGEDVQNGKPHPEPYLKGAALLGMDPADCLVHEDAIAGVKSGVNAGATVCALSTTQTPENLRAAGAKWVVSDFLEWMREVTEQGNKGG is encoded by the coding sequence GTGATTCCCTTCAAAGCCGTGCTTTTCGATATGGATGGCGTCCTGGTCGACAACAACCGTTTTCACCGTCAGGCCTGGAAGGACACCGCCCGTGACCTGCTGGGTTTAAACCTTTCTGAGCATGATCTGGACACGCGGGTGGATGGGGGACGCAACCCCGAAATCCAGGAACGCCTGACCGGAAAAAAACCCACCCCTGAAGAGGCAGCCCACCTGCACACCTTCAAGGAAAACCTGTACCGTGAAGCTGCCAAGGGCCAGATGCAGGAAGTGAAGGGCCTCAGTGCCTACCTGCAACTCCTGCAGGACGCTGGCATCCCTTACGCCATGGTCACCAGTGCAGACCGCATCAACGTGGAATTTGGCCTGTCAGAGCTGGGCCTCTCCCATGCCTTCCCCCTCAGGATCATGGGAGAAGACGTGCAGAACGGCAAACCTCACCCAGAGCCCTACCTCAAAGGTGCAGCACTGCTGGGCATGGATCCTGCAGACTGTCTGGTCCATGAAGATGCCATTGCTGGCGTGAAAAGCGGCGTGAATGCCGGGGCCACCGTCTGCGCCCTCTCCACCACCCAGACCCCAGAGAACCTGCGTGCAGCAGGAGCCAAATGGGTGGTCTCTGATTTTCTGGAGTGGATGCGGGAAGTGACGGAGCAGGGGAATAAAGGGGGGTGA
- a CDS encoding YraN family protein has translation MKGSEAEDRALQHLLSEGHVLLERNFRIRGGEIDLITRDPLGMVVFTEVRHRSSTLYGHPLETITPRKMKLLWRTALRYLKRDDVACRFDAITITGEVQSGMLKHEEHIVLDWEH, from the coding sequence ATGAAAGGGAGTGAAGCCGAAGACCGCGCACTGCAGCACCTGCTCTCTGAAGGGCATGTGCTGCTGGAGCGAAATTTTCGCATCAGGGGAGGCGAGATTGACCTGATCACCCGTGACCCTCTGGGCATGGTGGTCTTCACCGAGGTCAGGCACCGCAGCAGCACCCTCTATGGGCATCCCCTGGAAACCATCACCCCCAGAAAGATGAAGCTCTTGTGGCGCACGGCCCTGCGTTATCTGAAACGAGACGATGTGGCCTGCCGGTTTGATGCCATCACCATCACGGGTGAAGTGCAGTCTGGAATGCTCAAGCATGAAGAACACATTGTGCTGGATTGGGAACATTAG
- a CDS encoding ketosteroid isomerase-related protein — protein sequence MGLIEQYYAAFNAQDWDVFFALVHGDVVHDLNQRPRESGLDSFRGFMGRMNRSYREQLRDIVVMYSADGSRAAAEYIVDGTYLAADEGLPAATGQTYSLAGGAFFEISEDKIHRITNYYNLTDWIHQVSS from the coding sequence ATGGGCCTGATCGAACAGTATTACGCAGCTTTTAACGCACAGGACTGGGATGTTTTTTTCGCTCTGGTGCACGGTGATGTGGTGCACGACCTGAACCAGAGACCCCGCGAGTCAGGGCTGGACTCTTTTCGGGGGTTCATGGGTCGCATGAACCGCAGTTACCGGGAGCAGCTCAGGGACATTGTGGTGATGTACAGCGCAGATGGAAGCCGGGCAGCAGCAGAGTACATCGTGGACGGCACCTACCTTGCAGCCGATGAAGGGCTGCCTGCCGCCACAGGCCAGACCTACTCGCTGGCTGGAGGGGCTTTCTTTGAAATTTCGGAAGACAAAATTCACCGCATCACCAATTACTACAACCTCACCGACTGGATCCATCAGGTGTCCTCTTGA
- a CDS encoding GNAT family N-acetyltransferase, with the protein MIELQTFRGPEIRGVIPELARLRMQVFRDFPYLYEGSEEYEAHYLQTYLDAPHSLIVVARAQGKVVGASSALPMADEMPEIKAPFLKAGFDLSEVFYLAESVLLPQYRGQGIGVKFFEAREAHAHTLGGFRYATFCAVDRPEDHPLRPVEHVPLDLFWQKRGYQKRPDLHTRLSWRDLGEPEETLKGMTFWLKEL; encoded by the coding sequence TTGATCGAACTGCAGACCTTCAGGGGGCCTGAAATCAGAGGGGTGATTCCAGAGCTGGCCCGTTTGCGCATGCAGGTCTTTCGGGATTTTCCTTACCTGTACGAGGGAAGCGAGGAATACGAGGCCCACTACCTGCAGACCTACCTGGATGCGCCCCACAGCCTGATTGTGGTGGCCAGAGCCCAGGGGAAAGTGGTGGGGGCTTCCAGTGCGCTTCCCATGGCAGACGAGATGCCAGAAATCAAAGCGCCTTTTTTAAAGGCAGGATTTGACCTTTCTGAGGTGTTTTACCTGGCAGAGTCGGTGCTGCTTCCCCAGTACAGAGGGCAGGGCATTGGGGTGAAATTTTTTGAAGCCAGAGAAGCCCATGCCCACACGCTGGGCGGCTTCCGGTATGCCACCTTCTGTGCCGTGGACCGTCCTGAGGACCATCCCCTCAGACCAGTGGAACATGTTCCGCTGGATCTTTTCTGGCAAAAACGCGGCTACCAGAAGCGCCCGGATTTGCACACCCGGCTTTCCTGGCGGGACCTGGGTGAACCTGAAGAGACCCTCAAAGGGATGACCTTCTGGCTCAAAGAACTCTAG
- a CDS encoding carbon-nitrogen hydrolase family protein, producing MKAALAQYPVSFLHSWEEYQQKISHWVEEASTAGADLLVFPEYASMELASLFTDDIREVVLKQIVEMQSLLPEVVALHRNLAQQNGVYILAGSFPVQTAEGTVNRAHFFNPRGQMEFQDKCIMTRFEHEQWGIQGGDHLKVFETRHGKVGVLICYDSEFPLLARQLTDAGADVLLVPSCTDTMNGFYRVRVGSQARALENQCFVLQSPLVGGAPWSEAIDINLGQAAVYTPPDYGFPPNGILTEGELNAPQWLYANLDLSALREVRRTGQVFNTRDWPHQRSERNLKVVDFV from the coding sequence TTGAAAGCAGCCCTTGCACAATATCCTGTCAGTTTCCTGCACTCCTGGGAGGAATACCAGCAAAAAATCTCCCACTGGGTGGAGGAGGCCAGCACCGCAGGTGCAGATTTGCTGGTGTTTCCCGAGTATGCCAGCATGGAACTGGCATCTCTTTTCACCGATGACATCCGGGAAGTGGTCCTGAAACAGATTGTGGAAATGCAGTCTCTGCTGCCTGAGGTGGTGGCCTTGCACCGCAATCTGGCCCAGCAGAACGGGGTGTACATTCTGGCGGGAAGTTTCCCGGTGCAGACGGCAGAAGGTACCGTCAACCGTGCCCATTTCTTCAACCCCAGAGGACAGATGGAGTTTCAGGACAAGTGCATCATGACCCGCTTTGAGCACGAACAGTGGGGCATTCAGGGCGGAGACCACCTCAAGGTCTTCGAGACCCGCCATGGCAAGGTGGGGGTGCTGATCTGCTACGACAGTGAATTTCCGTTGCTGGCGAGGCAGCTCACCGATGCAGGGGCAGATGTGCTGCTGGTCCCCAGTTGCACCGACACCATGAACGGTTTTTACCGGGTGCGGGTGGGTTCGCAGGCCAGGGCCCTGGAAAACCAGTGCTTTGTGCTGCAGTCCCCACTGGTGGGAGGGGCACCCTGGTCGGAGGCCATCGACATCAACCTGGGACAGGCTGCGGTGTACACGCCGCCAGATTACGGTTTTCCACCCAATGGCATCCTCACGGAAGGGGAGCTGAATGCACCCCAGTGGCTGTACGCCAACCTGGACCTCAGTGCACTGCGCGAAGTGCGCCGCACTGGACAGGTCTTCAACACCCGCGACTGGCCGCACCAGCGCTCAGAACGCAACCTGAAGGTGGTCGATTTCGTGTGA
- a CDS encoding M1 family metallopeptidase — protein sequence MKKLLSFLLLLASTAAAQDALFPAQGNSKLDVIRYDLDLHIDPTQNLLQGVAAVRVRLASGLKEVDLDLSDRLRVSRVTLAGQDLPFSQGNDKLHIGPLKSLSREVTLNITYSGLPHGIQDPSAPEWDLGWSQSGNSTYVVSEPVGAFTWFPVNDDLPDKALYSFKVTVPKPYLAVANGLLTQTLDAGTETTYVWENKRPMAAYLATVNVGEFDVVNLKTSSGIPVQNYFAKDGGITITARYALSLAPKMIDFFEGLIGPYPFEAAGGVVLNKDLPFALENQTRPIYGSRIAELDFVVAHELAHQWFGDSITPKTWRDMWLNEGFASYFHELYITQNEPQALEREMQDLYQDAQKRQDGSLTIETPEELFGEGVYDRGALALHVLRQRIGDDAFFRTIRSYHRRYQHKTASIEDFLKVASSTSGKAEVVARWSQEWIFQEALPPYPGS from the coding sequence GTGAAAAAGCTGCTGTCTTTCCTTCTGCTCCTTGCCTCCACTGCTGCTGCCCAGGACGCGCTTTTTCCTGCACAGGGCAACAGCAAACTGGATGTGATCCGTTACGACCTGGATTTGCACATCGATCCCACCCAGAACCTGCTTCAGGGGGTGGCTGCAGTGCGGGTGCGTCTGGCCTCCGGTCTGAAGGAGGTGGATTTGGACCTCTCAGACCGTTTGCGGGTGTCCCGTGTGACGCTGGCAGGTCAGGATTTGCCTTTCTCGCAGGGCAACGACAAATTGCACATCGGTCCCCTCAAATCCCTGTCCAGAGAAGTCACCCTCAACATCACGTATTCAGGCTTGCCACACGGCATTCAGGATCCTTCTGCACCAGAGTGGGACCTGGGCTGGAGCCAGTCGGGCAACAGCACCTATGTGGTCAGTGAACCGGTGGGGGCGTTCACCTGGTTTCCCGTCAACGATGACCTGCCAGACAAGGCCCTGTATTCCTTCAAGGTGACTGTGCCCAAACCCTATCTGGCGGTGGCCAATGGCCTCTTGACCCAGACCCTGGATGCGGGCACCGAGACCACCTATGTGTGGGAGAACAAACGCCCCATGGCGGCTTACCTTGCCACCGTCAATGTGGGTGAGTTTGACGTGGTGAACCTGAAAACCTCCAGTGGGATTCCGGTGCAGAATTACTTTGCAAAAGACGGAGGCATCACCATCACCGCCCGATATGCCCTGTCTCTGGCCCCCAAAATGATTGATTTTTTTGAAGGCCTGATCGGTCCCTACCCTTTTGAAGCTGCAGGGGGGGTGGTGCTCAACAAAGACCTGCCTTTCGCCCTGGAGAACCAGACCCGTCCCATTTACGGTTCCAGGATTGCAGAACTGGATTTTGTGGTGGCGCACGAGCTGGCCCACCAGTGGTTCGGAGACAGCATCACACCCAAAACCTGGCGGGACATGTGGCTCAATGAAGGCTTTGCCTCTTACTTTCACGAGCTGTACATCACCCAGAACGAACCCCAGGCACTGGAAAGGGAGATGCAGGACCTCTACCAGGATGCCCAGAAACGCCAGGATGGTTCCCTGACCATCGAAACCCCGGAAGAGCTTTTTGGAGAGGGCGTGTATGACCGGGGGGCACTGGCCTTGCATGTGCTGCGTCAGCGCATCGGGGATGATGCTTTTTTCAGAACCATCCGCAGCTATCACCGCCGTTACCAGCACAAGACCGCCAGCATCGAGGATTTCCTGAAAGTGGCCAGCAGCACCAGCGGCAAGGCAGAGGTGGTGGCCCGCTGGAGCCAGGAGTGGATTTTCCAGGAAGCGTTGCCTCCCTACCCAGGTTCCTGA